The following DNA comes from Rhizobium lusitanum.
GCCCGTGGCCGACGGAAAGCCGAAACTTCCGGTGGGGCGCCTGACGGCAAAGGAGCGATAGCATGTCGCGGCCTGTTGCCCGATATCTCGATGGTGGTGATCCGAACGGCCGGCTGCATTTGCAGCACGGGCCGATCGATCTCGTCATCGGCGTCGATGACGGCGGCGCTGCCCACAAGGGCGAAGCCGAACGGCGCGCTCGTGCTTTCGCGGCTGCCATTGCCCGTTTCCAGACTGTCCTCGACGAATTGGTGAGCGAACTGCCCCTGCTCCGCACACCCGCCGAAATTGGCAGCCCGATGCTTACGGGCTCGGTCGCCCGACGCATGGTCGCCGCGGTCCGGCCCTTTGCCGCTGACCATTTCATCACGCCGATGGCCGCCGTCGCCGGTGCCGTTGCCGACGAAATCCTGGCCTCGATGCTGGCAGGCTTCGACAAGGACGACCGCCCTCACCGCGCCTATGTCAACAATGGCGGCGACATTGCCGTCCATCTTGAAGGCGATGCTGAGTATCGTGTCCGTATGGCCCGCGAAGACGGCGCTTCGCTCGGCGATTTCGCGCTGCGTGCCTCCAGTCCCACGCGCGGCATCGCCACCAGCGGACGCGGCGGGCGCAGCCTGTCGATGGGGATTGCCGACTCCGTGACCGTATTGGCGACGAATGCGGCGGCGGCCGACGCGGCGGTCACGCTTGTTGCCAATGCCGTCGATCTCCCCGGCCATGCCGCCATCAGCCGGGCACGCGCCATCGACGTCGTCGACGACAGCGATCTCGGCGAACGCCTGGTTGTCACCGGCTGCGGGCCCCTGACCGATGCGGAAATCGACATGGCGCTTTCCCGTGGCCTTGCCAAAGCGGAGCATTTCATCGCGCTCGGCCTCATCGATCGCGCCGGCCTCTTTCTCGCGAACCAAGGCCTGCTCGCCATGCCGTCCGCAGCTGAGCCACTTTGCAGCCTCATCTCTTTCAATCGATCAATCCATGGAGCGGTTTTCCAATGCCTGACGTCAAGATCCGCAAGTTCCTCACCATCATCGAGGAAATTTATCATGAAGGCGGCAAGCCCGTCGAAAAGCCGCTGAAGCGGGGAGCGATCGTCGCCGTCATCGAAAACCCGTTCGCGGGCAGCTATCATGAGGAAATCACCGGTTTCATGAAGGATCTGGAGCCGCTCGGCCTCGACATGGCAAACCGACTGGTCGCGGCACTCGGCGGCGACCCCACCATTGTCGAGGGATACGGCAAGGGCATCATCGTCGGTCAGGCCGGCGAACTGGAGCATGGCGCGCTTTGGCATGCGCCGGGCGGCTACGCCATGCGCGAAGTGCTGGGCGGCGCCAAGGCGATCGTCCCCTCATCGAAGAAGGTCGGCGGCCCCGGCACGCGGCTCGACGTACCGGTCACCCATATCAACGCCTCCTATGTTCGAAGCCATTTCGACTCCATCGAAGTCGGCGTGCCGGATGGTCCGCGCGCCAACGAGATGGCGGTCGTGCTGGTGATGACCACCGGTCCGCGCGTCCATGCGCGTAGCGGCGGCCTCAAGTCTGAGGACATCAAGGGCGAGGACGGCCTGCGTTGAGCGCCGAGATCCGCAAGATCACCGTCTTCGTCGAGGAGACGCTGAGCGAGATGGGTCAAACCATCTCGCCGCCGACGCGCAAGGCTGCCGCCGTCGCCGTCATCGCCAATCCTTTCGCCGGCCGCTACGTCGAGGACCTGACGCCTCTGATCGAGATCGGCGCGGAACTCGGCGGCCTGCTTGGCCGCAAATGCGTCGAAGCACTCGGGATTTCGCCGGCGCAGGCCGAAAGCTACGGCAAGGCGGCGCTGGTCGGCGAGGATGGCGAGCTGGAACATGCGGCCGCCCTGCTACATCCATCGCTCGGAAAGCCGCTGCGCGAGGCCGTGGAAAAGGGAGCGGCATTGGTGCCCTCCTCGAAGAAGCGCGGCGGCCCCGGCCGGCCTCTCGATATTCCGCTCGGGCACAAGGATGCCGCTTATGTACGGTCGCATTTCGACGGGATGGAAGTGAGCCTCGCTGACGCGCCGCGTCCGGCGGAAATCATGGTGGCCGTCGCTGTCACGGATAGCGGCCGACCGCTTGCCCGTGTCGGCGGGTTGAAGACCTCCGAAGTCGAAGGCAAGGATGGCCTGCGCTAGGGGACGCTCGCGCTTGACAGGCAATCGATCAGGTCCGTAAATTCATTTGTATGCAAACAATAATGGGAACAGTCGTGACTCAGCCTTCTTCGAATGAACCATCGAGCCCGACACTTGAACAATCGCAGGTCGCGGGTATCGATGTCGGCGGCACATTTACCGATCTCGTGCTCTTCGACACGATCTCCGGCAAGGTCCGTCTCGCCAAGACGCCGACCACGCTCGACAATCAGGCTTTCGGCGTCCTCAATGCGCTGGAC
Coding sequences within:
- a CDS encoding UPF0280 family protein; the protein is MSRPVARYLDGGDPNGRLHLQHGPIDLVIGVDDGGAAHKGEAERRARAFAAAIARFQTVLDELVSELPLLRTPAEIGSPMLTGSVARRMVAAVRPFAADHFITPMAAVAGAVADEILASMLAGFDKDDRPHRAYVNNGGDIAVHLEGDAEYRVRMAREDGASLGDFALRASSPTRGIATSGRGGRSLSMGIADSVTVLATNAAAADAAVTLVANAVDLPGHAAISRARAIDVVDDSDLGERLVVTGCGPLTDAEIDMALSRGLAKAEHFIALGLIDRAGLFLANQGLLAMPSAAEPLCSLISFNRSIHGAVFQCLTSRSASSSPSSRKFIMKAASPSKSR
- a CDS encoding amino acid synthesis family protein yields the protein MPDVKIRKFLTIIEEIYHEGGKPVEKPLKRGAIVAVIENPFAGSYHEEITGFMKDLEPLGLDMANRLVAALGGDPTIVEGYGKGIIVGQAGELEHGALWHAPGGYAMREVLGGAKAIVPSSKKVGGPGTRLDVPVTHINASYVRSHFDSIEVGVPDGPRANEMAVVLVMTTGPRVHARSGGLKSEDIKGEDGLR
- a CDS encoding amino acid synthesis family protein, with protein sequence MSAEIRKITVFVEETLSEMGQTISPPTRKAAAVAVIANPFAGRYVEDLTPLIEIGAELGGLLGRKCVEALGISPAQAESYGKAALVGEDGELEHAAALLHPSLGKPLREAVEKGAALVPSSKKRGGPGRPLDIPLGHKDAAYVRSHFDGMEVSLADAPRPAEIMVAVAVTDSGRPLARVGGLKTSEVEGKDGLR